One Halichondria panicea chromosome 3, odHalPani1.1, whole genome shotgun sequence genomic region harbors:
- the LOC135333869 gene encoding mediator of RNA polymerase II transcription subunit 18-like → MAIQQPKPPPNQQLYEFLLFGSVSDSELPSLLHRLRGLADFATCGGIAFIDKEQTYKIEIGNTRSVVRVRQSLDNAEAPLQLIYTGQLDLGDANRPAGVRSCVHTACSNNAAECLKEMGFIRQERELV, encoded by the exons ATGGCCATACAGCAACCAAAACCTCCTCCAAATCAGCAGCTGTATGAGTTTCTACTGTTTGGCAGTGTGTCTGACAGTGAACTGCCCTCTTTACTGCACCGACTGAGAGGACTGGCTGACTTTGCAACCTGTGGAGGCATAGCATTCATTGACAAGGAGCAAACTTATAAAATTG AAATAGGTAACACTCGCTCTGTTGTTAGAGTTCGACAGTCGCTAGACAATGCCGAGGCCCCCTT GCAACTCATATACACTGGGCAGCTGGACCTGGGTGATGCTAACAGGCCGGCTGGAGTGAGGAgttgtgtacacactgcatgcagtaaCAACGCCGCAGAATGCCTCAAGGAAATGGGATTCAT ccgtcAGGAGAGGGAGCTGGTGTAG
- the LOC135333139 gene encoding dihydroxy-acid dehydratase-like gives MGTRALTGLGCRTWCRADVDLCIEDFNRIDCYRVPLLGNFKPHGKYHIADLHTAGGLPILIKELLDAGLLHGDCLTVTGKTVTENLASVSKASDLTQDVVYPFSKPSPLPGTTLPLSSYTQCLHLDGSLATDSAVLKLSGKVFDKPFKGPAIVFDGEGPAYDAIMGGQVKPGQVLVIRYEGPKGSPGMSEMLSPGSALVGAGLGKTVPLITDGCFSGASHGIMIGHVTPEAFVGRPIALVENGDMISIDAVNRRVDLEVSKEVLTARKACWKIPQERQKVKGLLAKYRRSVSSAHTGAVTS, from the exons ATGGGAACCAGGGCT TTGACTGGTCTTGG ATGTCGTACCTGGTGTAGGGCTGATGTGGATCTGTGTATTGAGGACTTCAACAGGATCGATTGCTATCGTGTGCCTCTGCTAGGCAACTTCAAGCCCCATGGAAAG TACCACATAGCAGACCTGCACACTGCTGGAGGCCTCCCGATACTTATAAAGGAGCTACTAGACGCAGGGCTCTTACATGGTGACTGTCTCACAGTGACCGGAAAGACTGTGACAGAGAATTTAGCATCTGTCTCCAAAGCATCTGATCTGACACAGGACGTTGTGTACCCATTCTCTAAACCCTCTCCCCTCCCGGGCACCACATTACCATTATCAAG CTATACACAATGTTTACATTTAGAC GGTAGCCTGGCAACAGACAGTGCCGTGCTGAAGCTGAGTGGGAAAGTGTTTGACAAGCCGTTCAAAGGCCCA GCCATTGTGTTCGATGGGGAGGGGCCAGCCTATGATGCCATTATGGGTGGCCAGGTTAAACCAGGACAGGTGCTCGTCATACGATATGAAGGACCCAAGGGAAG CCCTGGCATGTCTGAGATGTTGAGTCCAGGCTCTGCACTGGTTGGTGCCGGCCTAGGTAAGACCGTTCCCTTGATAACTGATGGATGCTTCAGCGGAGCATCTCATGGGATCATGATTGGTCATGTGACACCCGAGGCATTCGTGGGCAGGCCTATAGCACTGGTGGAGAACGGAGATATGATAAGCATTGATGCTGTCAACAGGAGAGTAGATCTG GAGGTCAGTAAGGAGGTGTTGACGGCTCGGAAAGCTTGCTGGAAGATTCCCCAAGAGCGTCAGAAAGTGAAGGGTCTACTGGCAAAGTATCGACGCTCTGTGTCCAGTGCACATACAGGAGCTGTAACCAGCTGA
- the LOC135333835 gene encoding tripartite motif-containing protein 3-like, with translation MAERVTTKEALKKLDAQLECSLCLDTFKQPKLLPCFHVFCKSPCLEKLVTKDGRSLTCPTCRHIVPLSERGVAGLQSDFHIDHLFEIQDAFNKAEDDNDKNCGSCENGRATGYCNDCGDFLCDRCQTAHKFVKLSKNHKLISLDELKAQVTSLVPPKKAVPHCPKHSENALKIYCDTCSTLICMDCTIRIHKDHNYDLVADVLTKHKEELVSSLKPVKEKLDSVQRALKDFDTRAKAIHNQRAAIEANIHKEIDEQHRLLDQRRTELVGELEMLTQQKLKDLAAQRDQVEITQVKLTSCLEYTEGGLKTGTDGEVLEMKSSVIKRVEHFSTEFESNAIQPETKADMELITEGKESLQQACRDFLQIDHSGSFSLENSHTTGNGLKGATTGETKTVSFQAMTKKNKKSKNKLDLKAELVHIESKDKSKCEIVVVRKHGQYKINYRPMKRGKHELHITVNGDAVRGSPFPIAVAPSPQSFVKPSRVVRGVNSPRGTVSNNKGQLVVVEGATVSVLTPEGEKIQTFGKLNSAYGVTVDKDDNMYVMEYGNHRLSKFSSDGEFVAAVGSQGSGNLQFSNPVGICYNRRDNNLYVPDQSNHRIQVLSTELKFVRCFGTRGKGNGQLQNPFCATFDSANNLYVTDYSNHRVQVFTAEGQFLRTFSQKANDQKLSQPWTIAIDSSDTVYVSENGPHHVSVFTSQGAYITTFGGQGMKEGQFSSIYGLSIDRNDSVVVSDLDNGRLQIF, from the coding sequence ATGGCTGAGAGAGTGACTACGAAAGAAGCTCTCAAGAAACTTGATGCTCAACTCGAATGCTCCCTTTGTCTCGACACTTTTAAGCAACCGAAACTCTTGCCTTGTTTTCATGTGTTTTGCAAGTCCCCGTGTCTGGAGAAACTAGTGACCAAGGATGGACGCTCCCTCACTTGTCCCACCTGTCGACACATTGTCCCACTGTCAGAGAGGGGAGTGGCTGGACTGCAATCAGACTTTCACATCGACCACTTGTTTGAGATACAAGATGCTTTCAACAAGGCCGAAGACGACAATGATAAGAACTGTGGCAGCTGTGAGAATGGCAGAGCCACCGGGTACTGTAACGACTGTGGGGACTTTTTGTGTGACAGGTGTCAAACTGCTCACAAATTTGTTAaactttcaaaaaatcataaaCTAATTTCGCTGGATGAACTCAAAGCTCAAGTGACTAGCCTGGTTCCCCCCAAGAAGGCCGTCCCCCATTGTCCCAAACACTCGGAGAATGCCCTTAAGATATATTGCGATACATGCTccactctcatttgcatggacTGCACCATTCGTATCCACAAAGACCACAACTACGACCTGGTGGCTGATGTGCTGACCAAGCACAAGGAAGAACTTGTCTCCAGTCTCAAACCAGTCAAAGAGAAGCTGGACAGTGTACAACGAGCTCTGAAGGACTTTGACACAAGAGCCAAGGCAATCCACAATCAGAGGGCCGCGATTGAAGCCAACATCCACAAGGAGATTGACGAACAACATCGACTGTTGGACCAACGAAGGACAGAGCTTGTGGGAGAGCTAgagatgctgactcagcaaaagCTTAAGGATCTGGCGGCACAAAGGGACCAAGTGGAGATCACTCAGGTGAAACTGACCAGCTGTCTGGAGTACACTGAGGGGGGTCTCAAAACAGGCACAGACGGTGAAGTACTCGAAATGAAATCTTCCGTTATTAAGAGAGTCGAACATTTTTCTACTGAATTTGAATCAAACGCTATTCAGCCAGAGACAAAAGCTGACATGGAACTGATCACTGAAGGAAAAGAATCTCTCCAACAAGCTTGTCGAGATTTCCTACAGATTGATCACAGTGGTTCATTCAGCTTAGAGAACAGCCACACGACAGGAAATGGTCTGAAAGGTGCTACAActggagaaacaaaaactgtGTCCTTTCAAGCAATGACCAAGAAAAACAAGAAATCCAAAAACAAACTCGACCTCAAAGCTGAACTTGTGCATATCGAAAGCAAAGATAAAAGTAAATGTGAAATTGTGGTTGTTCGAAAACATGGCCAATACAAGATCAACTATCGCCCTATGAAACGAGGAAAGCATGAACTACACATCACTGTCAATGGGGATGCAGTACGAGGCAGTCCATTCCCAATAGCTGTAGCTCCATCACCACAGAGCTTTGTCAAGCCTTCCCGAGTTGTGCGAGGTGTGAACAGCCCACGAGGCACTGTCTCCAACAATAAGGGTCAGTTGGTTGTTGTTGAAGGAGCTACTGTCTCTGTATTGACACCAGAGGGTGAGAAGATACAAACGTTTGGAAAGCTGAATAGTGCATATGGAGTGACTGTGGACAAAGATGACAACATGTATGTGATGGAGTATGGCAATCATCGTTTGAGTAAATTCTCATCTGACGGAGAGTTTGTGGCAGCTGTTGGTAGTCAAGGCAGTGGTAACCTTCAGTTTAGTAACCCTGTTGGTATATGTTATAACAGAAGAGACAACAACCTGTATGTGCCTGATCAGAGTAACCACAGAATACAAGTGCTCTCTACTGAACTGAAGTTCGTACGATGTTTCGGTACACGTGGCAAAGGGAACGGACAATTACAAAACCCGTTTTGTGCAACATTTGATAGTGCCAACAACCTCTATGTGACTGATTACAGTAACCATCGAGTACAAGTCTTCACTGCTGAAGGTCAATTCTTGAGAACCTTCTCACAAAAAGCTAACGATCAGAAGCTGAGTCAACCCTGGACCATAGCCATCGACAGCAGTGACACAGTGTACGTCAGTGAGAATGGACCGCatcatgtgagtgtgttcaCATCTCAGGGAGCCTACATCACCACGTTTGGTGGACAAGGAATGAAAGAGGGACAGTTTAGTAGCATTTACGGACTCTCTATTGATCGCAATGACTCTGTTGTTGTGTCCGATCTGGACAATGGACGACTGCAGATATTCTAA
- the LOC135333865 gene encoding mediator of RNA polymerase II transcription subunit 18-like isoform X3: protein MAIQQPKPPPNQQLYEFLLFGSVSDSELPSLLHRLRGLADFATCGGIAFIDKEQTYKIEIGNTRSVVRVRQSLDNAEAPLQLIYTGQLDLGDANRPAGVRSCVHTACSNNAAECLKEMGFIAVYELILRGYVFRKGQMKIAVFKLYQPSGEGAGVPGAQLLSEHYLVELSAVTTSGHDNVGMEMRAFAEQLKPIVTMEKTDGVR, encoded by the exons ATGGCCATACAGCAACCAAAGCCTCCTCCAAATCAGCAGCTGTACGAGTTTCTACTGTTTGGCAGTGTGTCTGACAGTGAACTGCCCTCTTTACTGCACCGACTGAGAGGACTGGCTGACTTTGCAACCTGTGGAGGCATAGCATTCATTGACAAGGAGCAAACTTATAAAATTG AAATAGGCAACACTCGTTCTGTCGTTAGAGTTCGACAGTCGCTAGACAATGCCGAGGCCCCCTT GCAACTCATATACACTGGGCAGCTGGACCTGGGTGATGCTAACAGGCCGGCTGGAGTGAGGAgttgtgtacacactgcatgcagtaaCAATGCTGCAGAATGCCTCAAGGAAATGGGATTCAT AGCTGTCTATGAGCTGATACTGAGAGGCTACGTGTTCAGAAAGGGGCAAATGAAGATTGCCGTCTTCAAACTCTATCAG ccgtcAGGAGAGGGAGCTGGTGTACCGGGTGCCCAGCTGTTGTCAGAGCACTACCTGGTGGAGTTGTCAGCTGTGACCACATCAGGGCACGACAACGTTGGCATGGAGATGAGGGCTTTTGCTGAGCAACTCAAACC TATTGTAACTATGGAGAAAACAGACGGCGTAAGATGA
- the LOC135333852 gene encoding tripartite motif-containing protein 2-like yields the protein MYIHSYYACLYKPCFAAIHNYHCALVWPNDVESNVERFVIKCANDLLECLQHMFLSNSSLVELQCRCTCVYLVFVVVSSELFLWNVTVNIVTNNYDVGHPIFLQAQKELKTNLTIIPKAMAERVTTKEALKKLDAQLECSLCLDTFKQPKLLPCFHVFCKSPCLEKLVTKDGRSLTCPTCRHIVPLSERGVAGLQSDFHIDHLFEIQDAFNKAEDDNDTNCGSCDDGRATGYCNDCGDFLCDKCQAAHKIVKYLRNHKLISLDELKAQVTSLVPPKKAVPHCPKHLGNDLKIYCDTCSTLICMDCTIHIHKDHNYDLVADVLTKHKEELVSSLKPVKEKLDSVQRALKDFDTRAKAIHDQRAAIKANIHNEIDEQHRLLDQRRTELVGELEMLTQQKLKDLAAQRDQVEITQVKLTSCLEYAEGGLKTGTDGEVLEMKSFVIKRVEHFSTEFESNAIQPETKADMELITEGKESLQHACRNFLQIDHSGSFSLENSHTTGNGLKGATTGETKTVSFQAMTKNNKNSNGKLDLKAELVHIESKDKSKCEVVIV from the exons atgtatatacactctTATTATGCATGCTTGTATAAACCGTGTTTTGcagctatacataattatcattgtgcACTAGTGTGGCCTAATGATGTGGAGTCTAATGTAGAACGTTTCGTTATCAAATGTGCGAATGATTTATTGGAATGTCTTCAGCACATGTTTCTTTCAAACTCTTCACTCGTTGAGCTACAATGtaggtgtacatgtgtttacCTTGTGTTTGTGGTTGTTTCTTCAGAACTTTTCTTATGGAATGTTACTGTGAATATTGttaccaataattatgacgtAGGTCACCCCATTTTTCTTCAAGCTCAAAAGGAATT AAAAACAAACCTTACGATAATTCCCAAAGCCATGGCTGAGAGAGTGACTACGAAAGAAGCTCTCAAGAAACTTGATGCTCAACTCGAATGCTCCCTTTGTCTCGACACTTTTAAGCAACCGAAACTCTTGCCTTGTTTTCATGTGTTTTGCAAGTCCCCGTGTCTGGAGAAACTAGTGACCAAGGATGGACGCTCCCTCACTTGTCCCACCTGTCGACACATTGTCCCGCTGTCAGAGAGAGGAGTGGCTGGACTGCAATCAGACTTCCACATCGACCACTTGTTTGAGATACAAGATGCTTTCAACAAGGCCGAAGACGACAATGATACGAACTGTGGAAGCTGTGACGATGGTAGAGCCACTGGGTACTGTAACGACTGTGGGGACTTTTTGTGTGACAAATGTCAAGCTGCTCATAAGATAGTGAAATATCTACGGAATCATAAACTAATTTCACTGGATGAACTCAAAGCTCAAGTGACTAGCCTGGTTCCCCCAAAGAAGGCCGTCCCCCATTGCCCCAAACACTTGGGGAATGACCTCAAAATATATTGCGATACCTGCTccactcttatttgcatggacTGCACCATTCATATCCACAAAGACCACAACTACGACCTGGTGGCTGATGTGCTGACCAAGCACAAGGAAGAACTTGTCTCCAGTCTCAAACCAGTCAAAGAGAAGCTGGACAGTGTACAACGAGCTCTGAAGGACTTTGACACAAGAGCCAAGGCAATCCACGATCAGAGGGCCGCGATTAAAGCCAACATCCACAATGAGATTGACGAACAACATCGACTGTTGGACCAACGAAGGACAGAGCTTGTGGGAGAGCTAgagatgctgactcagcaaaagCTTAAGGATCTGGCGGCACAAAGGGACCAAGTGGAGATCACTCAGGTGAAACTGACCAGCTGTCTGGAGTACGCTGAGGGGGGTCTCAAAACAGGCACAGACGGTGAAGTACTCGAAATGAAATCTTTCGTTATTAAGAGAGTCGAACATTTTTCTACTGAATTTGAATCAAATGCTATTCAACCAGAGACAAAAGCTGACATGGAACTGATCACTGAAGGAAAAGAATCTCTCCAACATGCTTGTCGAAATTTTCTACAGATTGATCACAGTGGTTCATTCAGCTTAGAGAACAGCCACACGACAGGAAATGGTCTGAAAGGTGCTACAActggagaaacaaaaactgtGTCCTTTCAAGCAATGACCAAGAACAACAAGAATTCCAACGGTAAACTTGACCTCAAAGCTGAACTTGTGCATATCGAAAGCAAAGATAAAAGTAAATGTGAAGTGGTGATTGTTTGA
- the LOC135333861 gene encoding RING finger protein nhl-1-like, translated as MKRGKHELHITVNGDAVRGSPFPIAVAPSPQSFIKPSRVVRGVNSPRDTVFNSKGQLIVVEGATVSVLTPEGEKIRTFGQLNDGIGVTVDKDNNMYVMEYGNHRVNKFSSDGEFVAAVGSLGNGNLQFTNPVGICYNRRDNNLYVVDQSKHRIKVLSTELKFVRCFGTRGNGNGQLQSPFHASFDSANNLYVTDHLNNRVQVFTAEGQFLRTFSQKADGQKLSRPWAIAIDSSDTVYVSENGPHHVSVFTSQGAYITTFGGTEKGQFNSIYGLSIDRNDSVVVSDQGNGRLQIF; from the coding sequence ATGAAACGAGGAAAGCATGAACTACACATCACTGTCAATGGGGACGCAGTACGAGGCAGTCCATTCCCAATAGCTGTAGCCCcatcaccacagagcttcatcAAGCCTTCCCGAGTTGTACGAGGTGTGAACAGCCCACGAGACACTGTCTTCAACAGTAAGGGACAGTTGATTGTTGTTGAAGGAGCTACTGTCTCTGTATTGACACCAGAGGGTGAAAAGATACGAACGTTTGGTCAGCTGAATGATGGTATTGGAGTGACTGTGGACAAAGACAACAACATGTATGTGATGGAGTATGGCAATCATCGTGTGAATAAGTTCTCATCTGACGGAGAGTTTGTGGCAGCTGTTGGTAGTCTAGGCAATGGTAACCTTCAGTTTACTAACCCTGTTGGTATATGTTATAACAGAAGAGACAACAACCTGTATGTGGTTGATCAGAGTAAGCACAGAATAAAAGTGCTCTCTACTGAACTGAAGTTTGTACGGTGTTTCGGTACACGTGGCAATGGGAACGGACAATTACAAAGCCCATTTCATGCATCATTTGATAGCGCTAACAACCTCTATGTGACTGATCATCTTAACAATCGAGTACAAGTCTTCACTGCTGAAGGTCAATTCCTGAGAACCTTCTCACAAAAAGCCGACGGTCAGAAGCTAAGTCGTCCCTGGGCCATAGCCATCGACAGCAGTGACACAGTGTACGTCAGTGAGAATGGACCGCatcatgtgagtgtgttcaCATCTCAGGGAGCCTACATCACCACGTTTGGTGGGACGGAAAAGGGACAGTTTAATAGCATTTACGGACTCTCTATTGATCGCAATGACTCTGTTGTTGTATCCGATCAAGGCAACGGGCGACTGCAGATATTCTAA
- the LOC135333870 gene encoding mediator of RNA polymerase II transcription subunit 18-like → MAIQQPKPPPNQQLYEFLLFGSVSDSELPSLLHRLRGLADFATCGGIAFIDKEQTYKIEIGNTRSVVRVRQSLDNAKAPLQLIYTGQLDLGDANRPAGVRSCVHTACSNNAAECLKEMGCL, encoded by the exons ATGGCCATTCAGCAACCAAAGCCTCCTCCAAATCAGCAGCTGTATGAGTTTCTACTGTTTGGCAGTGTGTCTGACAGTGAACTGCCCTCTTTACTGCACCGACTGAGAGGACTGGCTGACTTTGCAACCTGTGGAGGCATAGCATTCATTGACAAGGAGCAAACTTATAAAATTG AAATAGGCAACACTCGTTCTGTCGTTAGAGTTCGACAGTCGCTAGACAATGCCAAGGCCCCCTT GCAACTCATATACACTGGGCAGCTGGACCTGGGTGATGCTAACAGGCCGGCTGGAGTGAGGAgttgtgtacacactgcatgcagtaaCAACGCCGCAGAATGCCTCAAGGAAATGGGATGCTTGTAA
- the LOC135333047 gene encoding dihydroxy-acid dehydratase-like — MWICALRTSTGLLIVCLDLLGNFKPHRKYHMADLHTAGGLPILMKELLDVGLLHGDCLTLTGKTVAENLASVSKASDLTQDVVYPISKPLSPPEHHITIIKVRWISFYTPCMDTMPPLLSVSACSTYFDGEGPVYDAIMGGQVKPGQVLVIRYEGPKGSPGMPEMLSPGSALVGAGLGKTVPLITDGRFSGASHGIMIGHVTPEAFVGGPIALVENRDMISIDAVNRRVDLEVSKEVLTARKACWKIPQERQKVKGLLAKYRRSVSSAHTGAVTC; from the exons ATGTGGATTTGTGCATTGAGGACTTCAACAGGATTGCTGATCGTGTGCCTCGATCTGCTAGGAAATTTCAAGCCTCATAGAAAG TACCACATGGCAGACCTGCACACTGCTGGAGGCCTCCCTATACTCATGAAGGAGCTACTAGACGTAGGGCTCTTACATGGTGACTGTCTCACATTGACCGGAAAGACTGTGGCAGAGAATTTAGCATCTGTCTCCAAAGCATCTGATCTGACACAGGACGTTGTGTACCCTATCTCTAAACCCCTCTCCCCTCCCGAGCACCACATTACCATTATCAAGGTGAGATGGATAAGCT TCTACACACCATGCATGGACACAATGCCTCCTTTATTGAGTGTGTCTGCTTGTTCTACTTATTTCGATGGGGAGGGGCCAGTCTATGATGCCATTATGGGGGGCCAGGTTAAACCAGGACAAGTGCTCGTGATACGATATGAAGGTCCCAAGGGAAG TCCTGGCATGCCTGAGATGTTGAGTCCAGGCTCTGCACTGGTTGGTGCCGGCCTGGGTAAGACCGTTCCCTTGATAACTGATGGACGCTTCAGTGGAGCATCTCACGGGATCATGATAGGTCATGTGACACCTGAGGCATTCGTGGGCGGGCCTATAGCACTGGTGGAGAACAGAGATATGATAAGCATTGATGCTGTCAACAGGAGAGTAGATCTG GAGGTCAGTAAGGAGGTGTTGACGGCTCGGAAAGCTTGCTGGAAGATTCCCCAAGAGCGTCAGAAAGTGAAGGGTCTACTGGCGAAGTATCGACGCTCTGTGTCCAGTGCACATACAGGAGCTGTGACCTGCTAA
- the LOC135333836 gene encoding tripartite motif-containing protein 3-like, protein MFLSNSSLVELQCRCTCVYLVFVVVSSELFLWNVAVNIVTNNYDVRHPIFLQAQKELKTNLTIIPKAMAERVTTKEALKKLDAQLECSLCLDTFKQPKLLPCFHVFCKSPCLEKLVTKDGRSLTCPTCRHIVPLSERGVAGLQSDFHIDHLFEIQDAFNKAEDDNDKNCGSCENGRATGYCNDCGDFLCDRCQTAHKFVKLSKNHKLISLDELKAQVTSLVPPKKAVPHCPKHSENVLKIYCDTCSTLICMDCTIRIHKDHNYDLVADVLTKHKEELVSSLKPVKEKLDSVQRALKDFDTRAKAIHNQRAAIEANIHKEIDEQHRLLDQRRTELVGELEMLTQQKLKDLAAQRDQVEITQVKLTSCLEYTEGGLKTGTDGEVLEMKSSVIKRVEHFSTEFESNAIQPETRADIELITKGKEPLQQAYRNFLQIDHSGSFSLENSHTTGNGLKGATTGETKTVSFQAMTKKNKKSKNKLDLKAELVHIESKDKSKCEVVVVRKHGQYKINYHPMKRGKHELHITVNGDAVRGSPFPIAVAPSPQSFVKPSRVVRGVNSPRGTVSNNKGQLVVVEGGGATVSVLTPEGENIRTFGKLSNAHGVTVDKDNNMYVMEYGNHRVNKFSSDGEFVAAVGSPGSGNLQFTNPVGICYNRRDNDLYVVDQCNHRIQVLSTDLTFIRCFGTRGNGNGQLQSPLFAAFDSANNLYVTDHGNHRVQVFTAEGQFLGTFSQKANGQKLSRPYAIAIDSSDTVYVSENGPHHVSVFTSQGAYITTFGGPGTKEGQFYGIYGLSIDRNDSVVVSDLDNGRLQIF, encoded by the exons ATGTTTCTTTCAAACTCTTCACTCGTTGAGCTACAATGtaggtgtacatgtgtttacCTTGTGTTTGTGGTTGTTTCTTCAGAACTTTTCTTATGGAATGTTGCTGTGAATATTGttaccaataattatgacgtACGTCACCCCATTTTTCTTCAAGCTCAAAAGGAATT AAAAACAAACCTTACGATAATTCCCAAAGCCATGGCTGAGAGAGTGACTACGAAAGAAGCTCTCAAGAAACTTGATGCTCAACTCGAATGCTCCCTTTGTCTCGACACTTTTAAGCAACCGAAACTCTTGCCTTGTTTTCATGTGTTTTGCAAGTCCCCGTGTCTGGAGAAACTAGTGACCAAGGATGGACGCTCCCTCACTTGTCCCACCTGTCGACACATTGTCCCACTGTCAGAGAGGGGAGTGGCTGGACTGCAATCAGACTTTCACATCGACCACTTGTTTGAGATACAAGATGCTTTCAACAAGGCCGAAGACGACAATGATAAGAACTGTGGCAGCTGTGAGAATGGCAGAGCCACCGGGTACTGTAACGACTGTGGGGACTTTTTGTGTGACAGGTGTCAAACTGCTCACAAATTTGTTAaactttcaaaaaatcataaaCTAATTTCGCTGGATGAACTCAAAGCTCAAGTGACTAGCCTGGTTCCCCCCAAGAAGGCCGTCCCCCATTGTCCCAAACACTCGGAGAATGTCCTTAAGATATATTGCGATACATGCTccactctcatttgcatggacTGCACCATTCGTATCCACAAAGACCACAACTACGACCTGGTGGCTGATGTGCTGACCAAGCACAAGGAAGAACTTGTCTCCAGTCTCAAACCAGTCAAAGAGAAGCTGGACAGTGTACAACGAGCTCTGAAGGACTTTGACACAAGAGCCAAGGCAATCCACAATCAGAGGGCCGCGATTGAAGCCAACATCCACAAGGAAATTGACGAACAACATCGACTGTTGGACCAACGAAGGACAGAGCTTGTGGGAGAGCTAgagatgctgactcagcaaaagCTTAAGGATCTGGCGGCACAAAGGGACCAAGTGGAGATCACTCAGGTGAAACTGACCAGCTGTCTGGAGTACACTGAGGGGGGTCTCAAAACAGGCACAGACGGTGAAGTACTCGAAATGAAATCTTCCGTTATTAAGAGAGTCGAACATTTTTCTACTGAATTTGAATCAAATGCTATTCAACCAGAGACAAGGGCTGACATAGAACTGATCACTAAAGGAAAAGAACCTCTCCAACAAGCTTATCGAAATTTTCTACAGATTGATCACAGTGGTTCATTCAGCTTAGAGAACAGCCACACGACAGGAAATGGTCTGAAAGGTGCTACAActggagaaacaaaaactgtGTCCTTTCAAGCAATGACCAAGAAAAACAAGAAATCCAAAAACAAACTCGACCTCAAAGCTGAACTTGTGCATATCGAAAGCAAAGATAAAAGTAAATGTGAAGTTGTGGTTGTTCGAAAACATGGCCAATACAAGATCAACTATCACCCTATGAAACGAGGAAAGCATGAACTACACATCACTGTCAATGGGGATGCAGTACGAGGCAGTCCATTCCCAATAGCTGTAGCCCcatcaccacagagcttcGTCAAGCCTTCCCGAGTTGTGCGAGGTGTGAACAGCCCACGAGGCACTGTCTCCAACAATAAGGGACAGTTGGTTGTTGTTGAAGGTGGTGGAGCTACTGTCTCTGTATTGACACCGGAGGGTGAGAACATACGAACATTTGGAAAGCTGAGTAATGCACATGGAGTGACTGTGGACAAAGACAACAACATGTATGTGATGGAGTATGGCAATCATCGTGTGAACAAATTCTCATCTGACGGAGAGTTTGTGGCAGCTGTTGGTAGTCCAGGCAGTGGTAACCTTCAGTTTACTAACCCTGTTGGTATATGTTATAACAGAAGAGACAACGACCTGTATGTGGTTGATCAGTGTAACCACAGAATACAAGTGCTTTCTACTGATTTGACGTTCATACGATGTTTCGGTACACGTGGCAATGGGAACGGTCAATTACAAAGCCCACTATTTGCAGCATTTGATAGTGCCAACAACCTCTATGTGACTGACCACGGTAACCATCGAGTACAAGTCTTCACTGCTGAAGGTCAATTTCTGGGAACCTTCTCACAAAAAGCCAACGGTCAGAAGCTAAGTCGTCCCTATGCCATAGCCATCGACAGTAGTGACACAGTGTACGTCAGTGAGAATGGACCGCatcatgtgagtgtgttcaCATCTCAGGGAGCCTACATCACCACGTTTGGTGGACCAGGAACGAAAGAGGGACAGTTTTATGGCATTTATGGACTCTCTATTGATCGCAATGACTCTGTTGTTGTGTCCGATCTGGACAATGGGCGACTGCAGATATTCTAA